A window from Pseudomonas kribbensis encodes these proteins:
- a CDS encoding ogr/Delta-like zinc finger family protein has translation MSTYKLVCPHCRERMRIRTSEGTHIFLRIAYLQCINEACGWSVRAQFEMTHEMSPSGMPNPAVCLPVAPVAIRRQAMKKEGEQQMDLLGLETA, from the coding sequence GTGAGCACTTATAAGCTGGTATGTCCGCACTGCCGGGAGCGAATGCGCATCCGGACCAGCGAGGGCACGCATATCTTTTTGCGTATTGCCTACCTGCAATGCATCAACGAGGCCTGCGGTTGGTCGGTCCGGGCTCAGTTTGAAATGACTCACGAAATGAGCCCATCAGGTATGCCTAACCCGGCTGTCTGTTTGCCAGTGGCTCCCGTCGCTATTCGCCGGCAGGCAATGAAAAAGGAAGGCGAGCAGCAAATGGATCTACTTGGACTGGAGACGGCCTGA
- a CDS encoding DNA-binding protein → MPVLLTAEQARAELDRNGITIAHFCREHGLNKNLVSDLLNGRKKGVRGEARRAAVLLKIKDGVIPN, encoded by the coding sequence ATGCCCGTCCTCCTTACAGCCGAGCAAGCCCGCGCAGAACTTGACCGCAACGGGATAACCATTGCGCATTTCTGCCGCGAACACGGCCTGAACAAAAATTTGGTCAGCGATTTGTTGAACGGTCGCAAGAAGGGCGTGCGAGGCGAGGCCCGACGTGCAGCTGTGCTTCTAAAAATCAAAGACGGTGTGATTCCAAATTAA
- a CDS encoding DUF3077 domain-containing protein produces MTNPQDLKTLGLTHFFFQSNHALFRTNPGVPVATALSHASHLLHISKLLTSDTSAANDPELHACASQYLQELSKALVDDAVKVLSPDP; encoded by the coding sequence ATGACCAATCCTCAAGATCTGAAAACCCTCGGCCTCACCCATTTCTTCTTCCAGTCCAACCACGCACTCTTCCGAACCAATCCCGGCGTCCCGGTCGCCACCGCCCTCTCCCACGCCTCGCATCTACTCCACATTTCCAAACTGCTCACGTCGGACACTTCTGCTGCCAACGACCCGGAACTCCACGCCTGCGCCTCGCAATACTTGCAGGAATTGAGCAAGGCGCTGGTCGATGACGCGGTAAAAGTGCTGAGTCCGGATCCATAA
- a CDS encoding HNH endonuclease signature motif containing protein: MRASKLSALAEAALENARARTSGPGHATKSQRRIWTDQEEIDLGRLYPDTPMPNLMEYFQRPDHAIYGKAASMGLKRSDNYLASEHACRLRRNSDAGAAFRFQKGFTPWNKGMKGLQAGGRAAETQFKKGSKPGNWLPVGSTRRSKDGYLQRKITDTGYPPRDWVALHTLLWEEQRGPVPPGHCLSFKDGNKDNIELDNLELITRAERMRRNTIHRYPPELKETIRLLSKLKRTIETTDEK; this comes from the coding sequence ATGCGCGCTAGCAAACTGAGCGCTTTGGCTGAAGCGGCTCTTGAAAATGCCCGCGCTCGAACATCGGGCCCCGGCCACGCTACTAAATCGCAGCGAAGGATTTGGACAGATCAGGAAGAGATCGATCTTGGACGGCTTTACCCGGACACGCCGATGCCAAACCTGATGGAGTACTTCCAACGGCCGGATCATGCCATTTACGGAAAGGCCGCGAGCATGGGCCTGAAGCGGAGCGACAATTATCTGGCGAGTGAGCACGCCTGCCGGCTACGGCGAAACAGCGATGCTGGCGCAGCCTTCAGGTTTCAGAAAGGCTTCACCCCGTGGAATAAGGGGATGAAGGGCTTGCAAGCTGGCGGCCGTGCAGCTGAAACCCAGTTTAAAAAAGGGTCGAAGCCTGGCAACTGGCTTCCAGTCGGCAGTACGCGTCGCAGCAAGGATGGGTATTTGCAAAGGAAGATCACAGACACCGGATATCCGCCCCGAGACTGGGTGGCACTGCACACCCTGCTATGGGAGGAGCAGCGCGGGCCGGTGCCGCCCGGGCATTGCCTGTCTTTCAAGGACGGCAATAAGGACAACATCGAGCTCGATAACCTTGAGCTGATCACCAGGGCAGAGCGAATGCGGCGCAACACAATCCATAGGTATCCGCCGGAACTCAAGGAAACCATCCGCCTGCTGAGCAAACTCAAGCGCACTATCGAGACTACCGATGAAAAATAA
- a CDS encoding site-specific integrase, producing MRKARKRKHNPHIPAHIDQAALPAAVYFDHRKGRVWYTLHYDETGKQRRRNIAPADVSLAELHRIMDEASNVDRGTLRYVCSQFHESDRYKKLSPKTHDDYCYSRDVLLTLPTKLGKPLGDLAVRKFTSALVQRIVDRLADEGTPSKAAHALRYLRRVLQWGRNRGFLDVNPALGIEAPVERKQRRLPNHQVMDTLIDRAIARGLLIRGEKGGCPEYLGYVMELAYLCRLRGIEVVTLTDANELESGILTNRRKGSRDNIVRWTPRLRKAWDHAKAYRAKVWAKRKTAIPIAPSRRPIIVASHGGPLRKSSLDTAWQRFITLALADEIITPEQRFALHDLKRRGITDTAGTRADKQEASGHRDPKMMDVYDHSVPTVSPSAE from the coding sequence ATGAGGAAAGCACGGAAGCGGAAGCACAATCCGCATATTCCCGCCCATATCGACCAGGCCGCTCTCCCAGCGGCCGTTTACTTTGATCACCGCAAAGGTCGGGTCTGGTACACGTTGCACTATGACGAAACGGGAAAACAACGCCGGCGCAACATCGCGCCGGCGGACGTTTCGCTGGCCGAGCTGCACCGGATCATGGACGAGGCATCCAACGTCGACCGTGGCACGCTTCGCTACGTTTGCAGCCAGTTTCACGAGAGTGATCGTTATAAGAAGCTCAGCCCGAAAACCCACGATGACTACTGCTACTCGCGTGATGTTCTGCTGACCCTGCCCACAAAGCTGGGAAAGCCGCTGGGAGACTTGGCGGTACGCAAGTTCACTTCTGCCCTGGTGCAGCGCATCGTCGATCGGCTCGCAGACGAGGGGACTCCATCGAAGGCTGCGCACGCTCTCCGCTACTTGCGGCGCGTACTGCAGTGGGGTCGCAACCGGGGTTTTCTGGATGTGAATCCCGCGCTGGGCATCGAAGCCCCTGTCGAACGAAAACAGCGTCGCCTGCCAAATCATCAAGTCATGGATACGCTTATTGATCGAGCAATTGCCCGAGGCTTGCTGATCAGGGGCGAAAAAGGCGGCTGTCCGGAGTACCTCGGCTACGTGATGGAGCTGGCATATCTCTGCAGACTACGCGGAATCGAAGTGGTCACTCTGACCGATGCGAACGAGCTGGAGAGTGGCATTCTCACCAACCGCCGCAAAGGCAGCCGTGACAACATCGTTCGCTGGACACCTCGACTGCGCAAAGCCTGGGATCACGCCAAAGCCTATCGAGCCAAGGTCTGGGCCAAACGCAAAACGGCGATACCGATCGCACCGTCACGACGGCCCATCATCGTGGCCAGTCACGGCGGGCCGCTACGCAAGTCGAGCTTGGACACGGCGTGGCAAAGATTTATCACGCTGGCTTTGGCAGACGAGATCATCACGCCCGAGCAACGGTTTGCACTTCACGACTTGAAACGACGTGGCATCACCGACACGGCAGGTACGCGAGCGGATAAACAGGAGGCGAGCGGCCACCGCGACCCGAAGATGATGGACGTCTACGACCACAGCGTGCCGACCGTTTCCCCTTCAGCAGAGTGA
- a CDS encoding YmfL family putative regulatory protein encodes MKRTVLETRRQVVSAVICAYPGGRDCAAPRLGMSVKKFDNHAYENAGSRPLTDEQICLLESQTGTTHLPDFVCNLYGGVFVPVAEAEQLDNLDLYARSINTAVKRGLVDAIISKALQDGVIDDDEVQAILAAHRAHVAARHEEITAVIVLHRENPGS; translated from the coding sequence ATGAAACGCACCGTTCTAGAAACTCGCAGGCAGGTCGTAAGCGCAGTGATTTGCGCGTACCCGGGGGGACGTGATTGCGCCGCTCCGCGCTTGGGTATGTCGGTGAAAAAGTTCGACAACCATGCCTATGAGAACGCGGGCAGCCGACCGCTTACTGACGAGCAGATCTGCCTCTTGGAGTCGCAGACCGGGACCACTCACCTTCCTGACTTCGTCTGCAACCTGTACGGCGGAGTGTTCGTTCCGGTTGCTGAAGCCGAGCAATTGGACAACCTCGACCTGTATGCGCGCTCGATCAATACAGCGGTAAAGCGTGGCCTCGTCGACGCGATCATTTCCAAAGCACTCCAGGACGGCGTCATCGACGACGACGAAGTGCAGGCCATTCTTGCGGCGCACCGTGCGCACGTAGCAGCCAGACACGAAGAGATCACTGCCGTGATCGTTCTGCATCGGGAAAACCCGGGCAGCTAG
- a CDS encoding tautomerase family protein produces the protein MPFVSVRITRDGVTREQKAQVIAEITETLERVLNKRPDLTHIVIEEVDTDNWGYAGITTTEYRRQLAERNQS, from the coding sequence ATGCCATTTGTCAGCGTACGCATCACCCGCGACGGTGTTACCCGTGAGCAGAAAGCTCAGGTGATCGCCGAAATCACTGAAACCCTGGAACGCGTCCTCAACAAACGCCCGGACCTGACCCACATCGTGATCGAAGAAGTCGACACCGATAACTGGGGTTACGCCGGCATCACCACCACCGAATACCGCCGACAACTGGCGGAGCGGAATCAGTCCTGA
- a CDS encoding toprim domain-containing protein, with product MEDKIRADVLTRLEFDYGLKRRVGTDFMRGGTCPACNKKELYTSFANPFFIKCGRESKCGQQWHVKELYADLFDDWSKRAPATDDQPTASARAYMEFARGFKIDLVAGLFTQENYFDRVLNIGSATVRFALEHGGYWERLIDQPQRFGKKKARFKPGESYKGYWWCSPYVDLTQTSELWIVEGIFDAIALQHNEIDAVAAMSSNAFPEASLKALAADRAGNLPRLVWALDNEPGAHRYTRKWVVMARAMGFECTAAQIPQRDARKVDWNDLHQRWAFIGDETERRKRTEADLNEARHHGALLIAESASEKALLMYNWREREEFHFGFESRLYWWKLDISKFNNAMQALETSENHEEQQLNNKAMREKALRMSGCVVEIANCYPQALYFQRNEITDESWYFFRVDFPHDGGSVKNTFTGGQVAAASEFKKRLLGMAAGAVFTGSGQQLDKIMKDQLFAIKTVQTIDFVGYSKEYACYVYGDLAVKDGQVVDVNDEEFFEFGKLRLKTLQRAVPVRIQRDPKEYSDEWAKLLWTCFGAQGVVALTFWFGSLFAEQIRARYQSFPFLEATGEAGAGKTTLLNLLWKLLGRAGYEGFDPSKSTKAGRSRLMGQVSGMPVVLLESDRSGDDKSHAKNFEWDELKDYFGGGTLATKGVKTAGNETYEPPFRGTIAISQNAPVIASEAIMTRIVKLHFVRPNVTPESRAAADRLTALDGSKLSYFLLQAVKRESDVMSTLADKIPAHEARLRRLHTHCVSCDNEYPANNEKAACQHCGNQLRGYIRVERIVKNHAQLLALVDCIRSLVPLTDAQISATQRCIVSMAIERQSSISADHPVVAEFWEVYEYLQGLDADGPVVNHSKKDNVIAINLNEFVERAAEHRQKLADVSELRDRLKESRCRKFLESNKAVDSAVRAYQATRNNNTITKSPTVKCWMFQA from the coding sequence ATGGAAGATAAAATCCGGGCCGACGTATTGACCCGACTTGAGTTCGATTACGGCCTGAAACGCCGGGTCGGCACCGATTTCATGCGAGGTGGCACTTGCCCGGCCTGCAACAAGAAAGAGCTGTACACCAGCTTCGCAAACCCGTTCTTCATCAAGTGCGGCCGAGAGAGCAAATGTGGTCAGCAGTGGCACGTCAAAGAGTTGTATGCCGATCTGTTTGATGACTGGAGCAAACGTGCGCCGGCAACAGATGATCAACCGACCGCAAGCGCCCGCGCCTACATGGAGTTCGCTCGCGGATTCAAGATTGATCTGGTGGCGGGTCTGTTCACCCAGGAGAACTACTTCGATCGCGTTTTGAATATCGGCTCGGCCACAGTGCGGTTTGCGCTCGAGCACGGCGGGTATTGGGAACGCTTGATCGACCAGCCTCAGCGCTTCGGTAAGAAGAAGGCACGCTTTAAGCCGGGCGAATCATACAAAGGCTATTGGTGGTGCTCCCCCTACGTCGACCTCACTCAAACCTCTGAACTGTGGATCGTTGAGGGAATCTTCGACGCGATCGCTCTGCAGCACAACGAGATCGACGCGGTAGCGGCGATGTCGTCAAACGCCTTTCCCGAGGCCTCGCTGAAAGCGCTTGCTGCTGACCGGGCCGGCAACTTGCCAAGATTGGTCTGGGCTCTGGACAACGAGCCTGGCGCGCACCGCTACACGCGTAAATGGGTCGTCATGGCTAGAGCCATGGGCTTTGAATGCACCGCTGCGCAGATACCGCAGCGCGACGCGCGGAAAGTGGATTGGAACGACCTGCATCAGCGATGGGCCTTTATTGGTGACGAAACCGAACGACGCAAGCGCACAGAAGCGGATCTGAACGAGGCTCGCCACCATGGCGCCCTGCTGATTGCTGAAAGCGCCTCAGAGAAAGCGCTGCTGATGTACAACTGGCGCGAGCGCGAAGAATTCCACTTCGGGTTTGAGTCTCGCCTGTACTGGTGGAAGCTGGACATCAGCAAGTTCAACAACGCCATGCAGGCGCTGGAAACGAGCGAGAACCACGAAGAGCAGCAGCTGAACAACAAGGCCATGCGTGAAAAAGCGCTGCGTATGTCCGGCTGCGTGGTTGAGATCGCCAACTGCTACCCCCAGGCGCTGTACTTCCAGCGCAATGAGATCACAGACGAATCCTGGTATTTCTTCCGCGTCGACTTCCCCCACGACGGCGGCTCAGTGAAGAACACTTTCACCGGTGGCCAGGTCGCGGCCGCGAGCGAATTCAAGAAGCGACTGCTCGGCATGGCCGCCGGTGCAGTGTTCACCGGCAGCGGCCAACAGCTCGACAAAATCATGAAGGACCAACTGTTCGCGATCAAAACGGTTCAGACGATCGACTTTGTTGGGTACAGCAAGGAGTACGCCTGCTACGTGTACGGCGACCTCGCCGTAAAAGATGGACAGGTGGTCGACGTCAATGACGAAGAGTTCTTCGAGTTCGGCAAGCTGCGCCTGAAAACCCTGCAACGTGCGGTGCCGGTGCGGATCCAGCGCGACCCGAAGGAATACAGCGACGAATGGGCGAAACTGCTGTGGACATGCTTTGGAGCACAGGGCGTTGTCGCTCTGACCTTCTGGTTCGGCTCGCTGTTCGCCGAGCAGATCCGCGCTCGCTACCAGTCCTTTCCCTTCCTGGAAGCCACCGGCGAGGCAGGGGCTGGTAAAACCACTCTGCTCAACCTTCTTTGGAAGTTGCTCGGCCGCGCCGGCTACGAAGGATTCGACCCGTCGAAATCCACCAAAGCCGGCCGCAGCCGGTTGATGGGCCAAGTATCCGGCATGCCTGTGGTGCTGCTTGAGTCGGATCGGAGCGGTGACGACAAATCCCACGCTAAAAACTTTGAATGGGACGAGCTGAAGGACTATTTCGGCGGCGGCACTCTGGCGACCAAAGGCGTGAAGACCGCCGGCAACGAAACCTACGAGCCACCGTTCAGAGGCACGATCGCCATCAGCCAGAACGCGCCCGTGATTGCGTCCGAAGCCATCATGACGCGTATCGTGAAACTGCATTTTGTGCGGCCGAACGTGACACCCGAGAGCCGAGCGGCAGCTGATCGTCTGACGGCCTTAGATGGCTCCAAGTTGAGCTACTTCCTGCTGCAGGCGGTGAAGCGCGAGAGCGACGTCATGTCCACCCTTGCCGACAAGATCCCGGCCCACGAAGCGCGCCTGCGCCGGCTACACACCCACTGCGTCAGCTGCGACAACGAATACCCAGCGAATAACGAAAAAGCGGCATGCCAGCACTGTGGCAATCAGTTGAGAGGCTACATCCGCGTTGAGCGCATCGTAAAAAACCATGCACAGCTGCTCGCCCTGGTGGACTGCATTCGCTCGCTGGTACCGCTGACCGACGCCCAGATCAGCGCAACCCAGCGCTGCATTGTCTCGATGGCCATCGAGCGCCAGAGCTCAATCAGCGCAGACCATCCGGTTGTCGCGGAATTCTGGGAAGTCTACGAGTACCTGCAAGGGCTTGATGCCGACGGGCCGGTGGTCAATCACAGCAAGAAAGACAACGTCATCGCTATCAACCTCAACGAGTTCGTAGAGCGCGCCGCAGAACACCGCCAAAAGCTGGCCGACGTCAGCGAATTGCGCGATCGCCTGAAGGAATCCCGCTGCCGCAAATTTCTGGAATCGAACAAAGCCGTCGACAGCGCGGTGCGCGCCTACCAGGCCACGCGCAATAACAACACGATCACCAAGTCACCCACGGTCAAGTGCTGGATGTTTCAGGCGTAG
- a CDS encoding AzlC family ABC transporter permease: protein MNETSGSAPLMVDRQPSRTFAEASPVVAGYFTVSFVFGLMAVNAGLPLWLPVAMCLFVYAGASQFAALALISSGASLTTIVLTTFLINARHMLMSVYMAKALRALGLSRMERWCYAGGLTDESFAFHSVKLGTGAPVNIRYLIGFNLFCHTSWVIGGLLGALCAQYASHLIKYQLDYALTAMMLYVLVSLCNTRNKLIAALAAVVCMGALSLVGSSPFNVFIATFVGCGVGVCLTKRS, encoded by the coding sequence ATGAATGAAACATCCGGCAGTGCGCCGCTGATGGTCGACCGTCAGCCGTCGCGCACGTTTGCCGAAGCCAGCCCGGTGGTGGCCGGTTATTTCACCGTGTCGTTCGTGTTCGGGCTGATGGCGGTCAACGCCGGGCTGCCGCTGTGGCTGCCGGTGGCAATGTGTCTGTTCGTGTATGCCGGGGCTTCGCAATTCGCGGCGCTGGCGCTGATCAGCAGCGGGGCGTCGCTGACCACCATCGTGCTGACCACGTTTCTGATCAACGCGCGGCACATGCTGATGTCGGTCTACATGGCCAAGGCCCTGCGGGCGCTGGGCCTGAGCCGCATGGAGCGCTGGTGCTACGCCGGCGGCCTGACCGACGAATCGTTCGCCTTCCACAGCGTCAAACTGGGCACCGGTGCACCGGTGAACATTCGATACCTGATCGGCTTCAACCTGTTCTGCCACACCTCCTGGGTGATCGGCGGATTGCTCGGGGCCTTGTGTGCGCAGTACGCGTCGCACCTGATCAAATACCAGCTCGACTACGCGCTGACCGCGATGATGCTCTACGTGCTGGTCTCGCTGTGCAACACCCGCAACAAACTCATCGCCGCCCTGGCCGCTGTGGTCTGCATGGGCGCTCTGAGTCTGGTCGGCAGCTCGCCGTTCAACGTTTTCATCGCCACGTTTGTGGGCTGCGGAGTGGGTGTATGCCTGACCAAACGTTCCTGA
- a CDS encoding helix-turn-helix domain-containing protein, giving the protein MEKTLGERLREERDRLGINQNDFADIGGVKRNSQGNYENDRQRPDTAYLLAISRIGVDVMYVLFGRRDTVAGTQTTVENEVLNCFRSLSPSDQIVVHRVATGLAEAAAKKSQGNLPLE; this is encoded by the coding sequence TTGGAAAAAACTTTGGGCGAGCGGCTCCGGGAAGAGCGCGACCGGCTTGGAATCAATCAAAACGATTTCGCAGATATAGGCGGTGTGAAACGGAACTCCCAAGGCAATTACGAGAACGATCGACAGAGGCCGGACACGGCTTACCTGTTGGCAATTTCGAGGATTGGCGTGGACGTGATGTATGTTCTTTTCGGCCGGCGAGACACGGTGGCTGGAACGCAAACTACTGTCGAAAATGAGGTTTTGAACTGCTTCCGCTCGCTGAGTCCAAGCGACCAGATTGTGGTGCACCGAGTCGCTACAGGCTTGGCAGAAGCGGCTGCAAAGAAGTCGCAAGGTAACCTTCCATTGGAGTGA
- a CDS encoding AzlD domain-containing protein — translation MPDQTFLILVVALMMAVTFLPRALPLQVNTEHWPPFVARALEYLPVAIVAAISLTPLLIKDQHIQLDRPEFYAAIPTLLCAYFSKNLFLSVAVGTAAYIALGSFM, via the coding sequence ATGCCTGACCAAACGTTCCTGATTCTGGTGGTCGCGCTGATGATGGCCGTGACCTTTCTGCCTCGGGCGCTACCGTTGCAGGTCAACACCGAGCACTGGCCGCCCTTCGTCGCCCGGGCGCTGGAATACCTGCCGGTGGCGATCGTCGCTGCGATCAGCCTGACACCCTTGTTGATCAAGGATCAGCACATACAGCTCGATCGCCCGGAATTCTATGCAGCGATTCCGACGCTGTTATGTGCGTATTTCAGCAAAAACCTCTTTCTCAGTGTGGCGGTTGGGACGGCTGCGTACATTGCGCTCGGCTCGTTCATGTAG
- a CDS encoding LysR family transcriptional regulator — MDSRTLRNLMRIVQTGSLSAAAEHSCLTVQALAAQLNKVEEQFGFRLFRRSNKGLTLTPQGTELTPYMDRVLIATRQMEEKVEALKVPGQRTLKVALNTTLDPDFNRRLIGRLIDVFPDYQMEFSYAESMENLSKLKNEDFDLAVLIGPQRPGLPSIVLPEVQVQVVGAHCGQENDPLTLLGNKFQVRPAEDCPYSHSFLRFLDAGLGNHENSQRTIYSCSETLTLSLITQMDAVGMVSREAAQKNGLTIFPGFEDFLEVRLAVNNPDLSGQALNDVVDLPLHERAERNVRSRPNRHTEKEVFAEIRT; from the coding sequence ATGGATAGCAGAACCTTACGCAACCTCATGCGCATCGTGCAGACCGGCTCCTTGTCGGCCGCAGCCGAGCATTCGTGCCTGACTGTGCAGGCCCTGGCCGCGCAGTTGAACAAGGTCGAAGAACAGTTCGGTTTCCGCTTGTTTCGCCGTTCCAACAAGGGTCTGACGCTGACGCCGCAAGGCACCGAGCTGACGCCCTATATGGACAGAGTGCTGATTGCCACGCGGCAGATGGAAGAGAAAGTCGAAGCGTTGAAGGTGCCGGGACAGCGCACGTTGAAAGTGGCGTTGAACACCACGCTGGACCCGGATTTCAACCGGCGACTGATCGGACGCCTGATCGATGTGTTCCCCGACTACCAGATGGAATTCAGCTACGCCGAGTCGATGGAAAATCTCAGCAAGCTGAAGAACGAGGACTTCGACCTCGCGGTGCTGATCGGCCCGCAGCGTCCGGGTCTGCCGAGCATTGTCCTGCCGGAAGTACAGGTGCAGGTAGTCGGCGCGCACTGCGGTCAGGAGAACGATCCGCTGACGTTGCTTGGCAACAAGTTTCAGGTACGTCCTGCAGAGGATTGCCCGTATTCCCACAGCTTTTTGCGTTTTCTCGACGCCGGGCTGGGCAATCACGAGAACAGTCAGCGGACGATTTATTCCTGCAGCGAAACGCTGACCCTGTCGCTCATCACGCAGATGGACGCCGTCGGCATGGTCTCTCGCGAGGCCGCGCAGAAGAACGGCCTGACGATTTTCCCCGGGTTCGAGGATTTCCTCGAAGTGCGCCTGGCGGTGAACAACCCGGATCTGTCCGGCCAGGCGTTGAACGACGTGGTCGATCTGCCGCTACATGAACGAGCCGAGCGCAATGTACGCAGCCGTCCCAACCGCCACACTGAGAAAGAGGTTTTTGCTGAAATACGCACATAA
- a CDS encoding SDR family NAD(P)-dependent oxidoreductase, whose protein sequence is MSHSKKTVVITGASQGLGEGMVKAFRELGYNIIATSRSIKPSNDPQILTIAGDIGDPATSQRVIREGVARFGRIDTLVNNAGIFVAKPFTAYTPEDYAAVLSVNLNGFFYITQLAIAEMEKQGNGHVVNITTSLTDHAVDGVPSVLASLTKGGLNAATKSLAIEYAKRGIRVNAVSPGIIKTPMHGEETHAALGALHPVGHMGEIDDIAQAVVYLDNAKFVTGEILHVDGGQSAGH, encoded by the coding sequence ATGAGCCACTCGAAAAAAACCGTCGTTATCACCGGTGCTTCCCAAGGTCTGGGCGAAGGCATGGTCAAGGCTTTCCGTGAGCTGGGCTACAACATCATCGCTACTTCGCGCTCGATCAAACCGTCGAACGACCCGCAGATCCTCACCATCGCCGGTGACATCGGCGATCCGGCCACCTCTCAACGCGTGATCCGCGAAGGCGTGGCCCGCTTCGGCCGCATCGACACTCTGGTCAACAACGCCGGCATCTTCGTCGCCAAGCCGTTCACCGCGTACACCCCGGAAGACTACGCCGCGGTGCTGTCGGTCAACCTCAACGGCTTCTTCTACATCACCCAATTGGCCATCGCCGAAATGGAAAAGCAGGGCAATGGCCACGTGGTCAACATCACCACCAGCCTGACCGACCACGCGGTAGACGGCGTGCCCTCGGTCCTCGCTTCCCTGACCAAGGGCGGCCTCAACGCCGCCACCAAATCCCTGGCCATCGAATACGCCAAACGCGGGATCCGGGTAAACGCGGTATCGCCGGGCATCATCAAGACGCCGATGCATGGCGAGGAAACCCACGCGGCACTGGGGGCGCTGCACCCGGTCGGGCACATGGGCGAGATCGACGATATTGCGCAGGCGGTGGTGTATCTCGATAACGCAAAGTTTGTGACTGGCGAGATTCTGCATGTGGACGGCGGGCAGAGCGCTGGGCACTGA